In the genome of Nissabacter sp. SGAir0207, one region contains:
- the traF gene encoding type-F conjugative transfer system pilin assembly protein TraF: protein MKKTLLMLLALSLPAHAQDAPDTTLTDPQGWHWYNEPQEEEEPEATAPSPAPAMSAMEQMADLQKKTKESLAIAIMEPTVENFARFKRYQDFWTEQAGKFSMVAQQSMLAHPELDYNLKYSHYNGTAKTQLAADRAQEKTAIAQIASRYGVFFFYRGKEPMDNQLAQVVKSFSESNGIALIPVSVDGMLSSSLPNSRYDSGQAQRLGVSFFPAMFLVDPKGERIQPLAYGFISQDDLARRFLNVATGFKPNF from the coding sequence ATGAAAAAGACGCTGTTAATGCTGCTGGCGTTGTCTCTGCCCGCCCACGCGCAAGATGCCCCAGACACGACGCTCACCGACCCGCAGGGCTGGCACTGGTACAACGAGCCGCAGGAGGAAGAGGAGCCGGAGGCAACCGCCCCCTCACCGGCACCGGCGATGTCTGCGATGGAGCAAATGGCTGACCTTCAGAAGAAAACCAAAGAGTCGCTGGCGATAGCCATTATGGAGCCGACCGTGGAGAACTTCGCACGCTTTAAGCGCTATCAGGATTTCTGGACGGAGCAGGCCGGCAAATTCAGCATGGTGGCCCAACAGTCGATGCTGGCGCACCCGGAGCTGGACTACAACCTCAAATACAGTCACTACAACGGCACGGCGAAAACCCAGCTGGCCGCCGATCGGGCACAGGAAAAGACGGCCATTGCACAGATCGCCTCCCGGTACGGGGTGTTTTTCTTCTACCGCGGCAAAGAGCCGATGGATAACCAGTTGGCGCAGGTAGTGAAAAGCTTCAGTGAGAGCAACGGCATCGCGCTTATCCCGGTGTCGGTTGACGGCATGCTGAGTTCGTCTTTGCCCAATAGCCGGTATGACAGCGGGCAGGCGCAGCGGCTGGGCGTGTCGTTTTTCCCGGCCATGTTCCTGGTTGATCCCAAAGGAGAGCGCATCCAGCCGCTGGCCTATGGCTTTATTTCACAAGATGACCTGGCCCGGCGTTTTTTAAACGTCGCCACCGGTTTCAAACCTAACTTCTGA
- the trbB gene encoding type-F conjugative transfer system pilin assembly thiol-disulfide isomerase TrbB, whose amino-acid sequence MMKKSLLALLLLSSLAHASTWEEIAALDAEKSAVSAQPAAPASVSTTAARPARWLPLSNGQRVNLANWKVVVFIQSSCPYCHKFDPVLKATAEQHGFEVMAFSLDGQGDPTYPSPLMATPEVMKEFFAGLPVATPTTFLVNVNTMATFPLLQGAVEQPMFLSRLDEVFLFALQGGQQ is encoded by the coding sequence ATGATGAAAAAAAGCCTGTTAGCCCTGTTGTTGCTGTCTTCACTGGCCCATGCCTCTACCTGGGAGGAGATCGCCGCGCTGGACGCGGAAAAAAGCGCTGTTTCAGCACAGCCGGCCGCGCCCGCCTCAGTCTCTACCACCGCAGCCCGACCGGCCCGCTGGCTGCCGCTGTCCAATGGTCAGCGGGTAAACTTGGCTAACTGGAAAGTCGTGGTGTTTATCCAGTCCAGCTGCCCCTACTGCCATAAATTCGACCCGGTGTTAAAGGCCACGGCTGAGCAGCATGGCTTTGAGGTGATGGCCTTTTCACTCGATGGCCAGGGGGACCCGACGTACCCGTCTCCGCTGATGGCCACGCCGGAGGTCATGAAAGAGTTCTTTGCCGGGCTACCGGTCGCGACCCCGACGACATTTCTGGTCAACGTGAACACGATGGCCACCTTCCCGCTGTTGCAGGGCGCGGTTGAGCAGCCGATGTTTTTAAGCCGGCTTGATGAGGTGTTTCTGTTTGCCCTGCAAGGAGGCCAGCAATGA